The following proteins are co-located in the Salvelinus namaycush isolate Seneca chromosome 31, SaNama_1.0, whole genome shotgun sequence genome:
- the LOC120025523 gene encoding nodal homolog, translated as MEGLTLSIFSVLLVDLCSVVGAENIPGNREAFFHRSSGGHRDHVHHSSRFPLYMMQLYRTLLEGDTSRAPPSVSAAPAKSEDISRLHDSDSVLSLVAKSCHQSGGRWSVTFDASSISASDNIKRSELRIRLPTFSASEHVTVDLYHSQSGRCSSPPCPESLFLGCLRAEPSSLTATSNWRVFNVTTLFRYYWLHQGGSAPGHEEGRAEREKGLESVLHPTADRVMMVVFSKHQTKKRAPTLIRTAEHSKYVTLDRERAGAGPAVSVEGGKGARRRKRHGLHQRAGVAGVAPGVPHTEERKGPLCKKVDMWVDFDQIGWSEWILYPKRYNAYRCEGSCPTPVDETFTPTNHAYMQSLLKLHRSDRVPCPSCVPTHLAPLSMLYYENSEVLMQHFEGMVVDECGCH; from the exons ATGGAAGGACTCACCCTGTCTATCTTTTCTGTGCTTCTGGTGGATTTGTGCTCTGTGGTTGGAGCGGAAAATATCCCTGGGAACCGTGAGGCTTTCTTCCACAGAAGTAGTGGAGGTCACAGGGACCATGTTCATCACTCCAGCAGGTTCCCACTCTACATGATGCAGCTCTACCGGACTCTGCTGGAGGGAGACACATCCAGGGCGCCGCCATCTGTCAGCGCCGCCCCGGCCAAGAGTGAGGACATCTCCCGTCTTCACGATTCTGACTCTGTACTCAGTCTGGTAGCCAAAA GTTGTCACCAGAGCGGTGGGAGGTGGTCTGTCACCTTTGATGCGTCCTCCATCTCTGCAAGTGACAACATCAAGCGCTCTGAGCTGCGGATCCGCCTGCCTACCTTCTCTGCCTCTGAGCATGTTACTGTGGACTTGTACCACTCCCAGAGTGGCCGCTGCTCCAGCCCGCCATGCCCAGAGAGCCTCTTCCTGGGATGCCTGAGGGCAGAACCCAGCTCCCTGACCGCCACATCCAACTGGAGGGTGTTCAACGTCACCACCCTGTTCCGCTACTACTGGCTGCACCAGGGAGGCTCCGCACCTGGCCATGAAGAgggaagggcagagagagagaagggtctGGAGAGCGTCCTGCACCCCACAGCCGACCGGGTCATGATGGTGGTCTTCTCCAAGCACCAGACAAAGAAGAGGGCCCCCACCCTCATCCGCACCGCTGAACATTCCAAGTACGTCACTCTGGACCGGGAGCGAGCTGGAGCTGGCCCTGCTGTCAGCgtagagggaggaaagggagcCCGGCGCAGGAAGAGGCACGGGCTTCACCAGAGAGCAGGAGTGGCTGGGGTGGCCCCTGGCGTGCCCCACACCGAGGAGAGGAAGGGCCCGCTGTGCAAGAAGGTAGACATGTGGGTGGACTTTGACCAGATAGGCTGGAGTGAGTGGATTCTTTACCCCAAGCGCTATAACGCCTACCGCTGTGAGGGCAGCTGCCCTACCCCAGTGGACGAGACCTTCACCCCCACCAACCATGCTTACATGCAG AGTCTACTGAAGCTTCACCGCTCAGACCGGGTCCCGTGCCCATCCTGTGTGCCCACCCACCTGGCCCCTCTGTCCATGTTGTATTACGAAAACAGCGAGGTGCTGATGCAGCACTTTGAGGGCATGGTGGTGGACGAGTGTGGCTGCCACTGA